The following are encoded together in the Bradysia coprophila strain Holo2 unplaced genomic scaffold, BU_Bcop_v1 contig_94, whole genome shotgun sequence genome:
- the LOC119085029 gene encoding dual specificity protein kinase splA isoform X1, with product MRIANMAETVLRTSLRAPNIAQLSPTPSLSVSNTSITISNTSYPSGTQPLESPASSSHSPGNSTQAAAAQRLQLLKQRKTDLEKILLEKNSLLQQLCRQEAQIIGCYDFESTDGKSSTLRRKVNTAFKLPENLLNGTTDKEDEINKLLLGKQIQQQISEASLKMANDASQTKSIRRTHKNNYEAAQQKLTSINQSLTALKKRQNCDVTSTAYQNQFKQASPILKNVSDSKYATNNNNFLHPTSQASPTQFNNNFIGSAVNSHQLLMKAYSGNISPNINNNNHHSMMQRRNSLISNTSSTNLDVMPTTPTSSRHHRQETVTAPYDFAGYHHVHHNASASNNNKADFSIPDTSTSPHKLKKTALLDNDYNLQRYSPISCETDTFNYHNHYNQYSPGDIITTVSPEFRSSPQMSRLMLSGQHVNQPRQLPMNHRLDNAPHTQPMMIQAQRHPYNQRLDVVVDDSAMTDQLNGRLISPPITSKGTLMVHQGLGGYWMTLDNNERVWCSVDRFASLDRKGQSLKLRKQAPVTLQKQPTISTSLGNIEHISKLNIDENADSLSISSMNSEQKKFKERAWIETSLDCPPPRPIDERQRKLMTPSPPPPVLHQREKKKLSSHSMHSPGRNNYLYASPSNSFYNEKQLQQQIGHSALDRNFSNSALTLAPAAKLVTHKPSDFHHQTKPLPIPPKQPYPLPSAATTASVSHPNQHRVTQQQQPTSPSRPPPQQMQKQLRRTASSASSTSTNLLINPTNIEVESPKNMTVVHPAKFQPYKEESKPFEMSDFYKYSTKFRQKNNGNDVAADP from the exons ATGAGGATCGCGAATATGG CCGAGACTGTTCTTCGTACCAGTTTACGAGCCCCAAACATAGCGCAATTGTCTCCTACGCCATCGCTAAGTGTGTCAAATACTTCGATAACAATATCGAACACTTCTTACCCGTCGGGGACGCAGCCACTGGAGTCGCCAGCATCGTCTTCTCATTCACCGGGTAATTCAACTCAGGCAGCTGCAGCCCAACGACTCCAACTATTAAAGCAACGGAAAACGGATCTGGAGAAAATTCTTCTGGAAAAGAACAGTCTCCTGCAACAGTTGTGCCGTCAGGAGGCACAGATCATTGGCTGCTATGACTTTGAATCGACCGACGGTAAATCGTCAACACTAAGACGTAAAGTGAACACGGCCTTTAAGTTGCccgaaaatttactgaatgGCACCACAGACAAGGAAGATGAAATCAACAAATTGCTGCTGGGGAAGCAGATTCAACAGCAAATTTCGGAGGCGTCGCTCAAAATGGCAAATGATGCGTCCCAAACGAAGTCGATACGGCGAACGCACAAGAATAACTACGAGGCAGCCCAGCAGAAATTGACTTCGATCAATCAGAGTCTGACGGCTCTGAAAAAGCGTCAAAATTGTGATGTGACCTCGACGGCTTATCAGAATCAGTTCAAACAAGCCTCGCCCATTCTGAAGAACGTGAGCGACAGCAAATATGCGacgaacaacaacaattttttgcatCCGACGAGCCAGGCCTCACCGACCCAattcaacaataatttcattGGCAGTGCCGTTAACTCACATCAATTGCTTATGAAGGCGTACAGTGGCAATATAAGTCccaacatcaacaacaacaaccaccaTTCGATGATGCAACGGCGGAATTCGTTGATTTCGAACACATCCTCGACTAATCTTGATGTAATGCCCACGACGCCGACTAGTTCTCGACATCATCGACAGGAAACTGTAACCGCCCCATACGATTTTGCCGGTTATCATCATGTCCACCACAATGCCAGTGCTTCCAATAACAACAAGGCAGACTTTTCGATCCCAGACACTTCCACCAGTCCACACAAATTGAAGAAGACCGCCTTGCTGGACAACGATTACAATTTGCAGCGATACTCGCCGATATCATGCGAAACCGATACGTTCAACTACCACAATCACTACAATCAATATTCACCCGGTGATATCATTACGACGGTGTCACCGGAATTCCGATCATCGCCGCAGATGAGTCGACTAATGTTGTCCGGGCAGCATGTCAATCAACCGAGACAATTACCAATGAACCATCGGTTGGATAATGCACCGCACACGCAACCAATGATGATACAGGCTCAACGACATCCGTACAATCAACGGCTGGATGTTGTTGTGGATGATTCTGCTATGACTGATCAATTGAATGGTAGACTGATCTCGCCACCAATCACTTCGAAAGGTACGCTAATGGTACATCAAGGATTGGGTGGATACTGGATGACTTTGGACAACAACGAACGAGTCTGGTGCTCGGTAGACCG ATTTGCTAGCCTTGATCGGAAAGGTCAGTCGTTAAAATTGCGAAAGCAAGCGCCAGTCACTTTGCAAAAACAGCCGACCATTTCCACGTCGCTCGGAAACATCGAACACATTTCGAAGCTGAACATCGACGAAAATGCCGACAGCTTGTCCATATCGTCAATGAACAGTGAGCAAAAGAAATTCAAGGAACGAGCATG GATCGAAACCTCTTTGGACTGTCCACCGCCCAGACCGATTGACGAACGACAACGAAAACTTATGACTCCGTCTCCGCCACCTCCGGTACTACATCAACgcgaaaagaaaaagttgtcGTCGCACTCAATGCATTCACCGGGTCGTAATAATTACCTGTATGCGAGTCCATCGAACTCATTCTACAACGAGAAGCAATTACAGCAGCAAATCGGTCACAGTGCGTTAGATAGAAACTTCAGCAACTCGGCCTTAACACTTGCACCGGCAGCTAAATTGGTAACACACAAACCGTCGGATTTCCATCATCAGACGAAACCGTTACCCATCCCACCGAAACAACCTTATCCATTACCTTCGGCCGCGACAACCGCATCGGTATCTCATCCAAATCAACATCGAGTAACGCAACAACAACAGCCAACATCTCCGTCACGTCCACCACCACAGCAAATGCAGAAGCAATTACGACGAACAGCATCGAGTGCATCGTCAAC ATCGACCAATTTGCTGATCAATCCGACCAATATCGAAGTTGAATCGCCCAAGAACATGACTGTCGTTCATCCGGCTAAATTTCAGCCGTACAAAGAAGAGTCAAAGCCATTCGAAATGTCTgacttttacaaatattcaacgaaatttcggCAAAAGAATAATGGCAACGATGTGGCAGCCGACCCGTAA
- the LOC119085030 gene encoding neurofilament medium polypeptide-like, whose amino-acid sequence MVRNKSKTKLSKKASKKKNKTKSKRIKKTEKAKGETVKEKSKSDDKERRNSKETAKESGDVKESKEAKEKRKESGPSKKSSISIEVKKDTENLPKTVKTFNSKFRSHGLAEEAPPPPSRRGLQRPSSQPTAGASIPGTTVTKRPSPPPEKKDAVVPEKKLKIDTSLAVEKPGIKLIPAKPKSEYLSNNSSNLWFCRLISDVKFGIGVRWHIL is encoded by the coding sequence ATGGTAAGAAACAAATCAAAGACAAAGTTAAGCAAGAAAGcgtcgaaaaaaaagaacaagaCAAAGTCGaagcgaataaaaaaaacggaaaaggCGAAGGGTGAGACAGTGAAAGAGAAATCCAAATCTGATGATAAGGAACGGAGAAACAGCAAAGAAACTGCGAAAGAATCGGGTGATGTCAAGGAGTCGAAAGaagcgaaagaaaaaagaaaagaaagtgGACCATCGAAAAAGTCATCAATATCAATCGAGGTCAAAAAAGACACCGAAAATCTGCCGAAAACCGTCAAAACATTCAACTCCAAATTCCGCAGTCACGGACTGGCCGAAGAAGCACCGCCACCGCCAAGCAGACGTGGCTTACAGCGTCCATCGTCTCAGCCAACCGCTGGTGCATCAATACCGGGTACAACGGTAACAAAACGACCATCACCGCCGCCCGAAAAGAAGGATGCAGTGGTACCGGAAAAGAAGCTGAAAATCGACACATCGTTGGCAGTGGAGAAACCGGGCATCAAACTGATACCGGCCAAACCGAAAAGTGAGTATCTTTCAAACAATTCATCTAATCTTTGGTTCTGTCGACTGATTTCAGATGTGAAATTTGGAATTGGAGTGCGCTGGCACATATTGTGA
- the LOC119085029 gene encoding dual specificity protein kinase splA isoform X2 → MRIANMAETVLRTSLRAPNIAQLSPTPSLSVSNTSITISNTSYPSGTQPLESPASSSHSPGNSTQAAAAQRLQLLKQRKTDLEKILLEKNSLLQQLCRQEAQIIGCYDFESTDGKSSTLRRKVNTAFKLPENLLNGTTDKEDEINKLLLGKQIQQQISEASLKMANDASQTKSIRRTHKNNYEAAQQKLTSINQSLTALKKRQNCDVTSTAYQNQFKQASPILKNVSDSKYATNNNNFLHPTSQASPTQFNNNFIGSAVNSHQLLMKAYSGNISPNINNNNHHSMMQRRNSLISNTSSTNLDVMPTTPTSSRHHRQETVTAPYDFAGYHHVHHNASASNNNKADFSIPDTSTSPHKLKKTALLDNDYNLQRYSPISCETDTFNYHNHYNQYSPGDIITTVSPEFRSSPQMSRLMLSGQHVNQPRQLPMNHRLDNAPHTQPMMIQAQRHPYNQRLDVVVDDSAMTDQLNGRLISPPITSKGTLMVHQGLGGYWMTLDNNERVWCSVDRFASLDRKGQSLKLRKQAPVTLQKQPTISTSLGNIEHISKLNIDENADSLSISSMNSEQKKFKERAWIETSLDCPPPRPIDERQRKLMTPSPPPPVLHQREKKKLSSHSMHSPGRNNYLYASPSNSFYNEKQLQQQIGHSALDRNFSNSALTLAPAAKLVTHKPSDFHHQTKPLPIPPKQPYPLPSAATTASVSHPNQHRVTQQQQPTSPSRPPPQQMQKQLRRTASSASSTSTNLLINPTNIEVESPKNMTVVQPAKFQPYKEESKPFEMSDFYKYSTKFRQKNNGNDVTADP, encoded by the exons ATGAGGATCGCGAATATGG CCGAGACTGTTCTTCGTACCAGTTTACGAGCCCCAAACATAGCGCAATTGTCTCCTACGCCATCGCTAAGTGTGTCAAATACTTCGATAACAATATCGAACACTTCTTACCCGTCGGGGACGCAGCCACTGGAGTCGCCAGCATCGTCTTCTCATTCACCGGGTAATTCAACTCAGGCAGCTGCAGCCCAACGACTCCAACTATTAAAGCAACGGAAAACGGATCTGGAGAAAATTCTTCTGGAAAAGAACAGTCTCCTGCAACAGTTGTGCCGTCAGGAGGCACAGATCATTGGCTGCTATGACTTTGAATCGACCGACGGTAAATCGTCAACACTAAGACGTAAAGTGAACACGGCCTTTAAGTTGCccgaaaatttactgaatgGCACCACAGACAAGGAAGATGAAATCAACAAATTGCTGCTGGGGAAGCAGATTCAACAGCAAATTTCGGAGGCGTCGCTCAAAATGGCAAATGATGCGTCCCAAACGAAGTCGATACGGCGAACGCACAAGAATAACTACGAGGCAGCCCAGCAGAAATTGACTTCGATCAATCAGAGTCTGACGGCTCTGAAAAAGCGTCAAAATTGTGATGTGACCTCGACGGCTTATCAGAATCAGTTCAAACAAGCCTCGCCCATTCTGAAGAACGTGAGCGACAGCAAATATGCGacgaacaacaacaattttttgcatCCGACGAGCCAGGCCTCACCGACCCAattcaacaataatttcattGGCAGTGCCGTTAACTCACATCAATTGCTTATGAAGGCGTACAGTGGCAATATAAGTCccaacatcaacaacaacaaccaccaTTCGATGATGCAACGGCGGAATTCGTTGATTTCGAACACATCCTCGACTAATCTTGATGTAATGCCCACGACGCCGACTAGTTCTCGACATCATCGACAGGAAACTGTAACCGCCCCATACGATTTTGCCGGTTATCATCATGTCCACCACAATGCCAGTGCTTCCAATAACAACAAGGCAGACTTTTCGATCCCAGACACTTCCACCAGTCCACACAAATTGAAGAAGACCGCCTTGCTGGACAACGATTACAATTTGCAGCGATACTCGCCGATATCATGCGAAACCGATACGTTCAACTACCACAATCACTACAATCAATATTCACCCGGTGATATCATTACGACGGTGTCACCGGAATTCCGATCATCGCCGCAGATGAGTCGACTAATGTTGTCCGGGCAGCATGTCAATCAACCGAGACAATTACCAATGAACCATCGGTTGGATAATGCACCGCACACGCAACCAATGATGATACAGGCTCAACGACATCCGTACAATCAACGGCTGGATGTTGTTGTGGATGATTCTGCTATGACTGATCAATTGAATGGTAGACTGATCTCGCCACCAATCACTTCGAAAGGTACGCTAATGGTACATCAAGGATTGGGTGGATACTGGATGACTTTGGACAACAACGAACGAGTCTGGTGCTCGGTAGACCG ATTTGCTAGCCTTGATCGGAAAGGTCAGTCGTTAAAATTGCGAAAGCAAGCGCCAGTCACTTTGCAAAAACAGCCGACCATTTCCACGTCGCTCGGAAACATCGAACACATTTCGAAGCTGAACATCGACGAAAATGCCGACAGCTTGTCCATATCGTCAATGAACAGTGAGCAAAAGAAATTCAAGGAACGAGCATG GATCGAAACCTCTTTGGACTGTCCACCGCCCAGACCGATTGACGAACGACAACGAAAACTTATGACTCCGTCTCCGCCACCTCCGGTACTACATCAACgcgaaaagaaaaagttgtcGTCGCACTCAATGCATTCACCGGGTCGTAATAATTACCTGTATGCGAGTCCATCGAACTCATTCTACAACGAGAAGCAATTACAGCAGCAAATCGGTCACAGTGCGTTAGATAGAAACTTCAGCAACTCGGCCTTAACACTTGCACCGGCAGCTAAATTGGTAACACACAAACCGTCGGATTTCCATCATCAGACGAAACCGTTACCCATCCCACCGAAACAACCTTATCCATTACCTTCGGCCGCGACAACCGCATCGGTATCTCATCCAAATCAACATCGAGTAACGCAACAACAACAGCCAACATCTCCGTCACGTCCACCACCACAGCAAATGCAGAAGCAATTACGACGAACAGCATCGAGTGCATCGTCAACATCGACCAATTTGCTGATCAATCCGACCAATATCGAAGTTGAATCGCCCAAGAACATGACTGTCGTTCAGCCGGCTAAATTTCAGCCGTACAAAGAAGAGTCGAAGCCGTTCGAAATGTCCgacttttacaaatattcaacgaaatttcggCAAAAGAATAATGGCAACGATGTGACAGCCGACCCATAA
- the LOC119085031 gene encoding uncharacterized protein LOC119085031 isoform X1 produces the protein MPQNSIIQRLHRNKMSSSDSGKESIESDAPSSVPSIDSTDEALIGEALKDDAVTKAMEKMVSCDLQLSSKATPGATPGWSQPPAPTVAQGSNSPQPGPSRSLTEAEDQRKRKFYETDFSIEEIDYMNMMVDERRKRNKTQKGSKVALNNSS, from the exons ATGCCccaaaattcaataattcaacGTTTACACAGGAACAAAATGAGTAGCTCAGATTCCGGAAAAGAATCTATTGAGTCGGACGCTCCATCGTCGGTTCCGAGCATCGACTCAACAGATGAAGCACTAATCGGGGAAGCACTGAAAGACGATGCGGTAACTAAGGCGATGGAAAAAATGGTGTCCTGCGACCTTCAATTATCTTCTAAGGCGACACCAGGAGCAACACCTGGTTGGTCACAGCCTCCAGCGCCAACTGTCGCACAAGGAAGCAATAGTCCACAGCCTGGTCCATCTAGAAGTTTAACTGAAGCTGag gATCAACGCAAACGGAAATTTTACGAAACGGATTTTTCTATCGAAGAGATTGATTATATGAATATGATGGTTGATGAGAGGAGAAAAAGGAACAAg ACGCAAAAAGGCAGCAAGGTTGCATTAAATAACTCGTCTTAG
- the LOC119085031 gene encoding uncharacterized protein LOC119085031 isoform X2: MSSSDSGKESIESDAPSSVPSIDSTDEALIGEALKDDAVTKAMEKMVSCDLQLSSKATPGATPGWSQPPAPTVAQGSNSPQPGPSRSLTEAEDQRKRKFYETDFSIEEIDYMNMMVDERRKRNKTQKGSKVALNNSS; encoded by the exons ATGAGTAGCTCAGATTCCGGAAAAGAATCTATTGAGTCGGACGCTCCATCGTCGGTTCCGAGCATCGACTCAACAGATGAAGCACTAATCGGGGAAGCACTGAAAGACGATGCGGTAACTAAGGCGATGGAAAAAATGGTGTCCTGCGACCTTCAATTATCTTCTAAGGCGACACCAGGAGCAACACCTGGTTGGTCACAGCCTCCAGCGCCAACTGTCGCACAAGGAAGCAATAGTCCACAGCCTGGTCCATCTAGAAGTTTAACTGAAGCTGag gATCAACGCAAACGGAAATTTTACGAAACGGATTTTTCTATCGAAGAGATTGATTATATGAATATGATGGTTGATGAGAGGAGAAAAAGGAACAAg ACGCAAAAAGGCAGCAAGGTTGCATTAAATAACTCGTCTTAG